A genomic region of Candidatus Hydrogenedentota bacterium contains the following coding sequences:
- a CDS encoding glycoside hydrolase family 127 protein — protein MGLCICLLAALGVLIAAPSPGEELAIPDTRLRLEGEVGRRTEAVIENWVLPMPDANPAVLEMFRLRDREPAYNNPVPWAGEFIGKYLQSAVQFLQFTDDPRLRERVETTVAELIATQSPEGYLGPFRQEERLLGHWDLWGHYHVLYALHAWHKATGDDDALDAATRAANLICDTYLDTGRRVHDAGSHEMNMAIMHALGILHRETGNDRYFRMMREIEQDWQVPPAGDYLRTGLDGIPFYKTPKPRWESLHCMQGLGEFYRITGEAPYRDALLHFWRSIHATDIHNAGSFSTGEGAVGNPFKPGAIETCCTVAWIAYSVDALRLEADPAIADAIELATLNTVLGYEHPSGRWCTYDTPMDGKRPASAHSIVFQSREGTPELNCCSVNGARGLSIIADWGVLEGADGLYLNYYGPGRIEAATARHGAWRFDQKTAYPSDGAITIVVTPGSDAETTLHLRIPAWSINTEVSVNGERVRDVSPGTYLPLARTWAPGDAITLELDMGLRALPGDSYVDFRGSLYHGPLLLAYDQKHNTLEPAQLPALDLAEIALKPVTSDARFQPMLLLETDTPSGPLRLVDYATAGAHGTYYQSWLPIQNLPPMPVALLRPGNGDTLPAGALYLQWSAAGRDIRYTLTIARDAAMRDVVATQTDIAQPAAYFEPSASAGDYYWTVMAQGPGGQSASNNGPYHFRIDSSLPAAEAALLLDAALQGKSAASVGKLVVNEHARAVPGRDGRENGALYFDGQKTKLVYDIGVFPARDYTFSAWIAPDNLAANDAGWHHVFSAWAQGSDDPLRVSVQNRRLVVNIEQHAGGAHCPGPELAEGEWIHVAAVKERNRLRLYVNGDLAHETSVPEELRTSATRVGLGCNPNFGELEGYQGAIADVRFYASALTDAAIQRLASDS, from the coding sequence ATGGGCTTGTGCATCTGTCTGCTGGCCGCGCTGGGCGTGCTGATCGCCGCGCCGTCGCCTGGCGAGGAACTGGCCATTCCCGACACCCGGCTGCGCCTGGAAGGCGAGGTAGGGCGCCGGACCGAGGCCGTCATCGAGAACTGGGTGCTGCCAATGCCCGACGCGAACCCGGCGGTGCTCGAAATGTTCCGCCTCCGCGATCGCGAACCGGCCTACAACAATCCGGTTCCCTGGGCGGGCGAGTTCATCGGGAAATACCTTCAGTCGGCGGTGCAGTTCCTGCAATTCACCGATGATCCCCGGCTCCGGGAGCGCGTGGAGACGACGGTCGCCGAGCTGATCGCCACCCAGAGCCCCGAGGGCTACCTGGGCCCTTTCCGGCAAGAGGAACGCCTGCTCGGCCACTGGGATCTGTGGGGGCACTACCACGTGCTCTACGCGCTCCACGCCTGGCACAAGGCCACAGGCGACGACGACGCGCTGGACGCGGCGACCCGCGCGGCGAATCTGATCTGCGACACCTACCTCGACACGGGGCGGCGCGTGCACGACGCGGGCAGCCACGAAATGAACATGGCAATCATGCACGCGCTGGGTATCCTCCACCGCGAGACGGGGAACGACCGCTATTTCCGCATGATGCGCGAGATCGAGCAGGATTGGCAGGTCCCGCCCGCGGGGGATTACCTCCGGACCGGCTTGGACGGAATCCCGTTTTACAAAACGCCGAAACCGCGCTGGGAAAGTCTGCATTGCATGCAGGGCCTCGGCGAGTTCTACCGGATTACCGGCGAGGCGCCGTACCGCGATGCGCTGCTGCATTTCTGGCGCAGCATCCACGCCACGGATATCCACAATGCGGGCAGCTTCTCCACCGGCGAAGGCGCGGTCGGCAATCCCTTCAAGCCGGGCGCGATCGAAACCTGCTGCACCGTGGCCTGGATCGCCTACAGCGTGGACGCGTTGCGCCTCGAGGCCGATCCGGCGATTGCGGACGCCATCGAACTGGCGACCTTGAACACCGTGCTGGGCTACGAGCATCCCAGCGGACGCTGGTGCACCTACGATACGCCCATGGACGGCAAGCGTCCGGCGTCGGCGCACAGCATCGTCTTCCAATCGCGCGAGGGCACACCGGAGCTCAACTGCTGCTCGGTCAATGGCGCGCGGGGCCTCAGTATCATCGCGGACTGGGGTGTGCTCGAGGGCGCGGACGGCCTGTACCTCAACTACTACGGGCCCGGACGCATCGAAGCGGCCACGGCGCGGCATGGCGCCTGGCGCTTTGACCAGAAGACCGCCTATCCGTCCGATGGCGCGATAACGATTGTCGTGACGCCGGGAAGCGACGCCGAAACCACGCTGCATTTGCGTATTCCGGCGTGGTCGATCAATACCGAGGTATCCGTGAATGGCGAACGCGTGCGGGACGTCTCCCCGGGAACCTACCTGCCGCTCGCGCGCACGTGGGCCCCGGGCGACGCCATCACCCTCGAACTCGACATGGGCCTGCGCGCTCTGCCGGGGGACAGCTACGTGGACTTCCGGGGCTCGCTCTACCACGGCCCGCTGCTGCTTGCCTACGATCAGAAGCACAACACGCTGGAGCCCGCGCAGCTGCCGGCGCTCGATCTCGCCGAGATCGCGCTGAAGCCCGTGACATCCGACGCGCGCTTCCAGCCGATGCTGCTGCTGGAAACGGACACCCCGAGCGGTCCGCTGCGCCTGGTCGACTATGCGACCGCGGGCGCACACGGAACCTACTACCAGTCCTGGCTGCCCATCCAGAACCTGCCCCCCATGCCGGTGGCTCTGCTCCGCCCGGGGAACGGGGACACGTTGCCGGCGGGCGCACTGTACCTCCAATGGAGCGCGGCGGGGCGTGACATACGCTACACGCTCACGATTGCGCGGGATGCGGCCATGCGCGACGTGGTGGCGACGCAGACCGATATCGCGCAGCCGGCGGCCTACTTCGAGCCCTCCGCCAGCGCGGGGGACTACTATTGGACCGTAATGGCGCAGGGTCCGGGCGGCCAGAGCGCCAGCAACAATGGTCCCTACCACTTCCGCATCGACTCATCGCTCCCGGCCGCCGAGGCGGCGCTCCTCCTGGACGCCGCGCTCCAGGGCAAGTCCGCGGCGTCCGTTGGCAAACTCGTGGTGAACGAGCACGCCCGCGCCGTACCCGGCCGCGATGGCCGCGAGAACGGCGCGCTGTATTTCGACGGCCAGAAGACCAAACTGGTCTATGACATTGGCGTCTTCCCGGCGCGGGACTACACCTTCAGCGCGTGGATCGCGCCGGACAACCTCGCGGCCAACGACGCCGGCTGGCATCACGTGTTCTCCGCCTGGGCGCAGGGATCCGACGACCCGCTGCGGGTCTCGGTGCAGAACCGGCGGCTCGTGGTGAATATTGAACAACACGCGGGCGGCGCGCACTGTCCCGGCCCGGAATTGGCGGAAGGCGAGTGGATCCATGTCGCCGCCGTCAAGGAGCGCAACCGCCTGCGCCTCTATGTCAACGGCGACCTGGCGCACGAGACCTCCGTCCCCGAGGAACTCAGGACCTCGGCCACGCGGGTCGGCCTCGGCTGCAACCCGAACTTCGGCGAGCTCGAAGGCTACCAGGGCGCGATTGCGGATGTGCGCTTCTATGCATCCGCCCTGACCGACGCGGCCATCCAGCGGCTGGCCAGCGATAGCTGA
- a CDS encoding AbrB/MazE/SpoVT family DNA-binding domain-containing protein, with amino-acid sequence METTITKIGDSFGIILPPDFLERLQLKDGDKVYLTESPDGVRISPHDADFELAMTHAERVMRENDNALRRLAE; translated from the coding sequence ATGGAAACGACGATTACGAAAATCGGTGATTCGTTCGGAATCATTCTGCCCCCAGACTTTCTGGAACGCCTCCAATTGAAAGACGGTGACAAAGTGTATCTGACGGAATCACCCGATGGGGTCCGCATATCTCCCCATGACGCGGATTTCGAATTGGCAATGACGCATGCCGAACGTGTCATGCGTGAAAACGACAATGCGTTGAGACGGCTCGCGGAATAG